The following coding sequences are from one Campylobacter showae CSUNSWCD window:
- the murJ gene encoding murein biosynthesis integral membrane protein MurJ has product MFIKGFFSNSIGIMVSRVLGLVRDLLTASTLGAGIYSDIFFIAFKIPNLLRRIFGEGAFANAFLPNFTKSNKKSLFSAEIFLKFLAFIGILTLLVNLFAPFFTAVIATGLAPNDINEAVPLVKINFYYLALIFAVTFLASLLQYRGHFATTAFSTALLNLAMIGSLILARGQEPKIVAYYLSFGVVVGGILQLIAHLIALKFNGISKLFFGGLVKFARGKRADTRGFFSNFFHGLVGSSAMQLSSFMDTWLASFLAAGSISYLFYANRIFQLPLAIFAIALSTALFPKITRQIKAGNEAEALKWMRKSFEILYFLLFAAAIGGIILAGPIIKLLFERGSFTASDTAATASVLAAYMIGLLPFGLAKLFSLWLYAHLQQKLASKIAVITLVFNLVLAVALMQIYGAFGLALASSLGGFLTLALNVKFFGIRKFLAIIEPKKITLLSAVLVLEAVILIFLRKFLDANF; this is encoded by the coding sequence GTGTTTATCAAGGGCTTTTTTTCAAATAGCATCGGCATCATGGTTTCGCGAGTTTTAGGGCTTGTGCGCGACTTGCTCACGGCTTCTACTTTAGGTGCGGGCATTTACAGCGATATATTTTTCATCGCGTTTAAGATACCAAATTTATTGCGCCGTATCTTTGGCGAGGGGGCATTTGCCAACGCTTTTTTGCCAAATTTTACGAAATCAAACAAAAAATCGCTCTTTAGCGCCGAGATTTTTCTTAAATTTCTAGCCTTTATCGGCATTCTCACACTTTTGGTAAATTTATTCGCCCCGTTTTTTACCGCCGTTATTGCCACCGGTTTAGCGCCTAACGACATAAACGAAGCCGTCCCGCTCGTAAAAATCAACTTTTACTACCTGGCCCTCATCTTTGCCGTTACTTTTTTAGCCTCGCTTTTGCAGTACCGAGGACACTTTGCGACGACGGCATTTTCGACCGCTTTGCTAAATTTAGCTATGATCGGCTCTTTGATTTTGGCTCGCGGACAAGAGCCTAAAATCGTGGCTTATTATCTGAGTTTCGGCGTCGTTGTAGGCGGTATTTTGCAGCTCATAGCGCACCTTATCGCTCTTAAATTTAATGGAATCTCAAAGCTATTTTTTGGCGGCTTAGTTAAATTTGCCCGCGGCAAAAGGGCCGATACGAGGGGCTTTTTTAGCAACTTTTTCCACGGCCTAGTGGGATCGTCCGCGATGCAGCTAAGCTCGTTTATGGATACGTGGCTAGCATCGTTTTTGGCAGCTGGCTCGATCAGCTATCTTTTTTACGCCAACCGCATTTTTCAGCTGCCTTTAGCGATATTTGCGATCGCGCTTTCGACGGCGCTTTTTCCTAAAATCACGCGCCAGATCAAGGCCGGCAACGAAGCCGAAGCTCTAAAATGGATGCGAAAAAGCTTTGAAATTTTATATTTTCTGCTTTTTGCGGCGGCTATCGGCGGCATTATTTTAGCAGGTCCTATCATCAAGCTGCTTTTTGAGCGCGGAAGCTTTACGGCATCCGATACGGCAGCGACCGCAAGCGTTTTGGCCGCTTATATGATCGGGCTTTTGCCTTTTGGGCTTGCTAAACTTTTCTCGCTTTGGCTTTATGCGCATTTACAGCAAAAGCTAGCCTCTAAAATAGCCGTTATAACGCTCGTTTTTAACCTCGTTTTAGCAGTCGCGCTGATGCAAATTTACGGTGCGTTCGGACTAGCGCTTGCTAGCTCGCTAGGCGGGTTTTTGACGCTAGCTTTAAACGTCAAATTTTTTGGGATAAGGAAATTTTTAGCTATAATTGAGCCTAAAAAAATAACGCTTTTAAGCGCGGTTTTGGTTTTAGAAGCAGTGATTTTGATATTTTTAAGGAAATTTTTAGATGCAAATTTTTGA
- a CDS encoding flagellar assembly protein A: MREYHVPENQNAQQNFLAETEVETANPYGEILNLAKHFGVDSKFIDFDIMEIKTECKVVGESQPRQVPAEKLNIFDDDKFFVEKVESIKQNYLVKFYDTRQVKPTPLPNVAINANKNLTKILATVSQNADTVYFKEFDKKLINFIYKKLIKVGILVGIRNKTMLEEVAKIYSVLRVKEFIDKDYSFVVTAGVNVNPSADDALVFHYKNKNKSTDENDKIDYSNRGYLLGVTENELIFEYVKLREGANGRDVRGKLLPTQKAKATIAKMPEHTENIYSKEDEEGIKFFSKKSGYVQEEKGVFDIKDELDVNEISFKTTGSVDTGLDTNVTLNVKEKDLTKDAIGTGMTVEANEINIEGNVAANAVVKANKVVIGGQTHAKALIEAKDAKIAVHIGSFDGEYVEIDRLEGGKVKAKKVVIKSAIGGEIIAESVIIDTLVSNSNIIIADTLEIKKLKGVNNKILVDFSMIKNTGEQINERMAKIKTIREQIVKMPRTLESKRCVIEENKGPINVIKAKIEELKSTNNTPPVTFMKKLKEYQQLVHEYNALLKEFREKKAAIAELKSEIANIQDGIFSSKVINHSNWREFNEIKFRLVDPARDITYSTRENEIARVITIAKVETEDGDIDYVVKKNNNVRKA, translated from the coding sequence TTGCGAGAGTATCACGTGCCAGAAAACCAAAATGCGCAGCAAAACTTCCTAGCCGAGACGGAGGTCGAGACCGCCAATCCGTACGGCGAGATATTAAATTTAGCAAAACACTTCGGCGTCGATAGCAAATTTATAGATTTTGATATCATGGAAATCAAAACCGAGTGCAAGGTGGTGGGCGAGAGCCAACCTCGCCAAGTCCCTGCGGAAAAACTAAATATCTTTGACGACGATAAATTTTTTGTAGAAAAAGTAGAAAGCATAAAACAAAACTATCTGGTTAAATTTTACGACACGAGGCAGGTAAAACCAACGCCTTTGCCTAATGTCGCCATAAATGCGAATAAAAATTTAACTAAAATTTTAGCCACCGTTTCGCAAAACGCCGACACGGTTTATTTTAAAGAATTTGACAAAAAGCTGATAAATTTTATCTACAAAAAGCTGATAAAAGTAGGCATCCTGGTTGGCATCAGAAACAAAACGATGCTAGAAGAGGTCGCTAAAATTTATTCGGTTTTAAGAGTAAAAGAATTTATCGACAAAGACTACTCCTTTGTCGTAACTGCAGGCGTAAACGTAAATCCGTCGGCGGATGATGCGCTAGTGTTTCACTATAAAAATAAAAATAAATCCACTGACGAAAACGACAAGATCGACTATTCAAATAGGGGCTATTTATTGGGCGTAACCGAAAATGAATTGATATTTGAATACGTGAAACTAAGAGAAGGCGCAAACGGCCGTGATGTGCGAGGAAAACTTTTGCCTACTCAAAAAGCCAAAGCTACTATAGCAAAAATGCCAGAACATACAGAAAATATTTACTCAAAAGAAGATGAGGAAGGAATAAAATTCTTTTCAAAAAAATCCGGTTACGTACAGGAAGAAAAGGGCGTTTTTGATATTAAAGACGAGCTTGACGTAAATGAAATTTCGTTTAAGACTACCGGCTCGGTAGATACTGGGCTTGATACAAACGTAACTTTAAACGTAAAAGAAAAGGATCTAACAAAAGATGCCATAGGTACCGGAATGACGGTCGAAGCAAACGAGATAAATATAGAAGGAAACGTAGCCGCAAATGCGGTGGTGAAAGCAAATAAAGTAGTAATCGGCGGACAAACCCACGCTAAAGCTCTCATTGAAGCAAAAGATGCGAAAATAGCCGTACATATCGGTAGCTTTGACGGAGAATACGTCGAGATAGATAGGCTAGAAGGCGGCAAAGTAAAAGCTAAAAAAGTCGTGATAAAATCGGCGATCGGCGGAGAGATAATCGCCGAAAGCGTCATCATAGACACGCTCGTATCAAACTCAAACATCATAATCGCCGACACGTTAGAAATAAAAAAACTAAAGGGCGTAAATAATAAAATTTTAGTCGATTTTAGTATGATAAAAAACACGGGCGAACAGATAAACGAGCGCATGGCAAAGATAAAAACCATCAGAGAGCAGATCGTAAAAATGCCGCGCACTTTGGAGTCTAAAAGATGCGTTATCGAGGAAAACAAAGGCCCGATAAACGTCATAAAAGCTAAAATCGAGGAGCTAAAAAGCACTAACAACACTCCGCCAGTAACATTTATGAAAAAACTAAAAGAGTATCAGCAGCTGGTACACGAGTATAACGCGCTTTTAAAGGAATTTCGCGAAAAAAAAGCCGCGATCGCCGAGCTAAAAAGCGAGATAGCCAATATTCAAGACGGAATATTTAGCTCAAAAGTGATAAATCACAGCAATTGGCGCGAATTTAACGAGATAAAATTTAGGCTCGTCGATCCTGCTCGCGACATCACGTACAGCACCCGCGAAAACGAAATCGCTCGAGTCATAACGATAGCCAAGGTCGAGACCGAGGATGGCGATATAGACTACGTAGTTAAGAAAAACAACAACGTCAGAAAGGCCTAA
- a CDS encoding MlaE family ABC transporter permease, translating into MPLFLKFESEFYKCEQSSDKLTINLKNDWNYKLPAQIWTQTAALIGSKKFNKIVLNFKEVKELDYAAALFFKNTFLNASKEYELVNLTPHAQKIFDSINSEVNPKIKQIINSKPHGNPFSQIGKNLTAFFAGFCAFLNFIGEFLVKFSKIFMLKNIRAKEILAYFEDAGIKSVFIVCLTSFLIGIVLAYQGSSLLERFGATIIIVEMMGLLTLREIAPLIAAIIVAGRLASSFTAQIGVMKITEEIDAMKTMGFDPFKFLVLPRVIALIVAMPLIVFLADVAGILGEMVVMENYLNISFDSYLARFGQEVDIKHLYVGLFKAPFFGVVIAFIGCMRGFQISGNTQSVGTYTTVSVVNAIFGVIMVDALFSIIFTQLGI; encoded by the coding sequence TTGCCTCTTTTTTTAAAATTTGAAAGCGAATTTTACAAGTGCGAGCAAAGTAGCGACAAGCTAACTATAAATCTAAAAAACGACTGGAACTACAAGCTACCGGCTCAAATTTGGACCCAAACGGCCGCGCTTATCGGCTCAAAGAAATTTAACAAAATCGTTTTAAATTTTAAAGAGGTAAAAGAGCTTGATTACGCAGCGGCACTGTTTTTTAAAAATACCTTTTTAAATGCCAGCAAAGAGTACGAGCTCGTAAATTTAACTCCCCACGCGCAAAAGATTTTTGATTCGATAAATAGCGAAGTAAATCCCAAAATAAAGCAGATCATAAACTCCAAACCGCACGGAAATCCATTCTCTCAAATCGGCAAAAATTTGACCGCGTTTTTTGCGGGATTTTGCGCGTTTTTAAATTTCATAGGCGAGTTTTTGGTCAAATTTAGCAAGATATTTATGTTAAAAAATATCCGCGCGAAGGAAATTTTGGCTTATTTTGAAGATGCGGGCATAAAGTCCGTTTTTATCGTGTGCCTCACCTCTTTTCTCATCGGTATCGTGCTAGCATATCAGGGCTCGAGCTTGCTTGAGCGTTTCGGCGCTACGATAATAATCGTTGAAATGATGGGGCTTTTGACCCTGCGCGAGATAGCTCCGCTCATCGCCGCCATCATCGTTGCCGGGCGCCTGGCGTCAAGCTTTACTGCGCAAATCGGCGTTATGAAAATCACCGAAGAGATCGATGCGATGAAAACGATGGGCTTTGATCCGTTTAAATTTCTAGTTTTGCCTCGCGTGATCGCTCTTATCGTAGCTATGCCGCTTATCGTGTTTTTAGCCGACGTGGCGGGGATACTAGGCGAGATGGTCGTAATGGAAAACTACCTAAACATCAGCTTTGATAGCTATCTGGCGAGATTTGGCCAAGAGGTGGATATAAAGCATCTTTACGTCGGGCTTTTTAAGGCTCCGTTTTTTGGCGTCGTGATCGCGTTTATCGGCTGCATGAGAGGCTTTCAGATCAGCGGAAACACCCAAAGCGTGGGCACATATACGACCGTGAGCGTTGTAAATGCGATATTTGGCGTGATCATGGTCGACGCGCTGTTTTCGATTATTTTCACGCAGCTAGGCATATAA
- a CDS encoding ABC transporter ATP-binding protein gives MIIKATDLTTKFGDRVIHDGLNFHVNEAEIYGLLGGSGTGKSTLMKTMIYLKEPSAGKVEMLGRDLWSLDEAARQEMKLACSVMFQFGALYTSMNVLENIYILLKEYSGMSERSMREIAMFWLQKVGLSENVALQYPSELSGGMKKRVAMARALVLSPKILFLDEPNSGLDPSSARAFDELVVELRDTLGVTVVMVTHDIDSICMILDRFLILQDKKIAFEGTFEQLMQMPENPLEELLKTRKNGGK, from the coding sequence ATGATAATAAAAGCGACTGATTTAACGACGAAATTTGGAGACCGAGTGATTCACGACGGACTAAATTTCCACGTAAACGAGGCTGAAATTTACGGGCTGCTCGGCGGTAGCGGCACGGGCAAATCGACGCTGATGAAAACGATGATATATCTAAAGGAACCAAGCGCCGGCAAGGTCGAGATGCTGGGGCGCGATCTGTGGTCGCTAGACGAAGCGGCTAGGCAGGAAATGAAGCTAGCTTGCAGCGTGATGTTTCAGTTTGGTGCGCTTTATACCTCGATGAACGTGCTAGAAAACATCTACATCCTGCTAAAAGAGTATAGCGGTATGAGCGAGCGTTCGATGCGCGAGATAGCGATGTTTTGGCTACAAAAAGTAGGCCTTAGCGAAAACGTCGCGCTGCAATACCCAAGCGAGCTAAGTGGCGGTATGAAAAAGCGCGTGGCGATGGCTAGGGCTCTAGTGCTAAGTCCTAAAATTTTGTTTTTAGACGAGCCAAACTCGGGCCTTGATCCAAGCAGCGCGCGCGCCTTTGACGAGTTAGTGGTCGAGCTGCGAGATACGCTTGGCGTCACGGTCGTGATGGTAACGCACGATATAGACAGTATTTGCATGATTTTGGATAGATTTTTGATACTTCAAGATAAAAAGATAGCCTTCGAGGGGACGTTTGAGCAGCTGATGCAAATGCCCGAAAATCCGCTCGAAGAGCTTTTAAAAACAAGGAAAAACGGTGGGAAATAA
- a CDS encoding MlaD family protein has product MGNKINYTLIGLFFVFVVSALGVTAWWMGGYGKKADDYRSYFIKTTSLPSGIKKDSTVKFIGVDAGTVKDIRFADEKEALIELELSVRKDIPIRTDSTASAEIQGITGIGYLNISRGSMDSPLFDKNKKAYIGLEASFFDKIGNRAEYLTQNLESTFKNINKFLSDENAAKFSSILVSVDEAAKKINAGNLDINATIANANEVLSNANLTLNELKKALKNASGTLEFVNAFTTKATDAAQALKNLQTAIAEKIKSGEYDVKDALNTIGDETERTLLSFQKLISDFRNTLFRLEDDPYDFFFKDTQKKDEK; this is encoded by the coding sequence GTGGGAAATAAAATAAATTATACTTTGATAGGTCTCTTTTTCGTGTTTGTCGTGAGCGCTCTTGGCGTCACGGCATGGTGGATGGGCGGATACGGAAAAAAGGCAGATGATTATAGGTCGTATTTCATCAAAACCACAAGCTTGCCAAGCGGTATCAAAAAAGACTCCACGGTCAAATTTATCGGCGTAGATGCGGGCACGGTCAAGGATATTCGCTTTGCCGACGAAAAAGAAGCCCTCATCGAGCTTGAGCTCTCCGTGAGAAAAGATATACCGATAAGAACCGATAGCACGGCGTCTGCGGAGATACAGGGCATCACGGGTATCGGCTATCTAAATATCTCGCGCGGTAGCATGGATAGCCCGCTCTTTGATAAAAACAAAAAGGCCTACATCGGACTTGAAGCGAGTTTTTTTGACAAAATAGGCAATAGGGCAGAGTATTTAACGCAAAATTTAGAGTCAACATTTAAAAATATCAATAAATTTTTAAGCGACGAAAACGCGGCTAAATTTTCGTCTATCCTAGTTTCGGTTGATGAAGCCGCGAAAAAGATAAATGCTGGAAATCTCGATATAAACGCGACTATCGCAAACGCAAACGAGGTTTTGTCTAATGCAAATTTGACGCTAAACGAGCTAAAAAAAGCGCTAAAAAACGCCTCGGGCACGCTTGAGTTTGTAAATGCATTTACGACCAAGGCCACGGACGCCGCGCAAGCGCTCAAAAATCTACAAACCGCGATAGCAGAAAAGATAAAAAGCGGCGAATATGACGTAAAAGACGCGCTAAATACGATTGGCGACGAGACGGAAAGGACGCTGCTAAGCTTTCAAAAGCTCATTTCGGATTTTAGAAACACCCTTTTTAGACTCGAGGACGATCCGTATGATTTTTTCTTTAAAGACACGCAGAAAAAGGACGAAAAATGA
- the ruvA gene encoding Holliday junction branch migration protein RuvA, whose amino-acid sequence MIKAIEGVITKKEPANLILKTAGGVSYGVAISLFCSAKLERGQSVELNITQIIREDADLLYGFLDSNEQKMFETLIKLSGIGAATAMAVCSSLNPNAFLNAVKSGDATALQTVPGIGAKTARRIIAELSDAKMTMDENLPSHQHEAILALESLGFKREKITKVLSECDAQNTGELIKQALKKLA is encoded by the coding sequence ATGATAAAAGCGATCGAGGGCGTCATAACCAAAAAAGAGCCCGCAAATCTCATCTTAAAGACGGCCGGCGGCGTGAGCTACGGCGTGGCGATCTCGCTTTTTTGCTCGGCGAAACTCGAGCGAGGCCAGAGCGTGGAGCTAAACATCACGCAGATCATCCGCGAGGATGCGGACTTGCTTTACGGATTTTTAGATAGTAACGAACAAAAGATGTTTGAGACGCTGATAAAACTAAGCGGTATCGGCGCGGCGACTGCGATGGCGGTGTGCTCGAGCCTAAATCCCAACGCATTTTTAAACGCGGTTAAAAGCGGAGACGCTACGGCGCTGCAAACAGTGCCAGGCATCGGCGCAAAGACTGCTAGACGCATCATCGCCGAGCTTAGCGACGCAAAGATGACGATGGATGAAAATCTGCCTAGCCATCAGCACGAAGCGATCTTAGCTCTGGAGAGTCTTGGCTTTAAAAGAGAAAAGATAACCAAGGTGCTTAGCGAGTGCGACGCGCAAAATACGGGCGAACTCATCAAACAAGCTCTAAAAAAACTAGCATAA
- a CDS encoding D-alanine--D-alanine ligase — protein sequence MKFAVIFGAKSYEHEISIVSAIALKKVLKNEPLFIFCDKFREFYLINGADMKANFFSSGKYKNAKKLTLKQGGFFAGGLLGEKKIEADVFINLVHGMDGEDGKIAALLEFYGLSYIGPRVEASALSYNKELTKLLAQKAGVKTLNYEVVSRIKAPSLPLPVILKPLRLGSSIGVSVIKDAGELEYGLDVAYEFDKEILVEPFIEGVKEYNLAGCKADGEIKFSIIEEPKKKEFLDYEQKYMSFSNESRAREADISAELATKLKQSFERIYNCGFDGALIRCDFFEVNGEVYLNEINPNPGSMANYLFDDFEGTLGRLAASLPKEREINIDYKFINSITSAKGKL from the coding sequence ATGAAATTTGCTGTGATATTCGGTGCAAAAAGCTACGAACACGAGATCAGTATCGTGAGCGCCATAGCCCTAAAAAAGGTGCTAAAAAACGAGCCTTTGTTTATATTTTGCGATAAATTTAGAGAATTTTACCTGATAAACGGCGCCGATATGAAGGCGAATTTCTTTAGCTCGGGCAAGTATAAAAACGCCAAAAAGCTCACTCTAAAACAGGGCGGATTTTTCGCGGGCGGGCTGCTCGGCGAGAAGAAGATCGAGGCGGACGTGTTTATAAATTTAGTCCACGGCATGGACGGCGAGGACGGCAAGATCGCTGCGCTACTCGAGTTTTACGGCCTTAGTTACATCGGCCCTCGCGTGGAAGCTAGCGCGCTAAGTTACAATAAGGAGCTAACCAAACTACTCGCACAAAAAGCGGGCGTAAAAACCCTAAACTATGAGGTTGTAAGCAGAATAAAGGCGCCTAGTCTGCCACTGCCCGTGATCCTAAAGCCGCTCCGACTGGGAAGCTCGATCGGAGTAAGCGTGATAAAAGACGCCGGCGAGCTAGAATACGGCCTAGATGTGGCGTATGAGTTTGACAAGGAGATCCTGGTAGAGCCATTTATCGAGGGCGTAAAGGAGTACAATCTAGCGGGCTGCAAGGCGGACGGCGAGATCAAATTTTCCATAATCGAAGAGCCCAAAAAGAAGGAATTTCTAGACTACGAGCAAAAGTATATGAGCTTTTCAAACGAGAGCAGGGCGCGCGAGGCCGACATCAGCGCAGAGCTAGCCACCAAGCTAAAACAAAGCTTTGAGCGCATCTACAACTGCGGCTTTGACGGGGCGCTGATACGCTGCGACTTTTTCGAGGTAAACGGCGAAGTCTATCTAAACGAGATAAATCCAAACCCAGGCAGTATGGCCAATTATCTATTTGACGACTTTGAGGGGACGCTAGGTCGCCTCGCCGCAAGCTTGCCAAAAGAACGCGAGATAAATATCGACTACAAATTTATTAACTCCATAACGTCGGCAAAAGGCAAGTTGTAA
- a CDS encoding type II toxin-antitoxin system Phd/YefM family antitoxin, whose protein sequence is MTTFSKDEIYTATEVVRNFSAVLGKVGKAQMKRAVIVKNNKFEAVLLNMGEYERLCEAVEVLQSIYEAKKRAGSGE, encoded by the coding sequence ATGACTACTTTTAGCAAAGATGAAATTTACACGGCTACCGAAGTGGTGCGAAATTTCAGCGCCGTTTTAGGCAAGGTCGGCAAGGCGCAGATGAAGCGCGCCGTGATCGTTAAAAATAATAAATTTGAAGCCGTGCTGCTAAATATGGGCGAATACGAGCGCCTATGCGAGGCCGTCGAGGTGCTCCAAAGTATATATGAGGCTAAAAAACGAGCCGGAAGCGGCGAATAA
- a CDS encoding alpha/beta fold hydrolase, whose product MAVKEIKYGGKIYRISYETINPANKDVALFLHGWGANKEIMKKAFGAYFKDFRHVYVDMPGFGASSMHGALATKDYAKIMKSFLDELGANPKIIFGHSFGGKVATLLNPQYLALLSSAGIVAKKPLWVRFKIALFKFLKLFGLGFLYKFFATKDVKGMSKTMYETLKNVVDEDFSSKFADFGGKAFIFWGEEDKATPLKSGERVSRLIKNSEFHALKGDHFFFLLHARYIDGVVNAGLNLTDLDDESGIESVKILSPKNRENLSEETWSTDENGDLKNATEQNLAEPARANLETSVKTISQNSLFDEQPQSGGLVDQKPQFDDVSPKNGQIFKENLFDEQESVQDKPEPKNDVLNSDEQNQILPKDKQGDQKIPKKPVQQTFDLS is encoded by the coding sequence ATGGCAGTCAAAGAGATAAAATACGGCGGCAAAATTTACCGCATTAGCTACGAAACCATAAATCCCGCAAACAAGGACGTTGCGCTATTTTTGCACGGCTGGGGCGCAAACAAAGAGATCATGAAAAAGGCTTTCGGCGCGTATTTTAAGGACTTTCGGCACGTTTACGTCGATATGCCGGGCTTTGGCGCGAGCAGTATGCACGGCGCGCTAGCAACAAAAGACTACGCAAAAATCATGAAATCATTTTTGGACGAGCTTGGCGCGAATCCTAAAATCATCTTCGGACATAGCTTCGGCGGTAAGGTCGCAACCCTGCTAAACCCCCAATATCTCGCACTTTTAAGCTCGGCAGGCATCGTAGCTAAAAAGCCGCTTTGGGTGCGATTTAAGATCGCTTTGTTTAAGTTTTTAAAACTATTTGGCCTTGGATTTTTATACAAATTTTTCGCCACAAAAGACGTAAAAGGCATGAGCAAAACGATGTACGAGACGCTAAAAAACGTCGTTGACGAGGACTTTAGCTCTAAATTTGCAGACTTTGGCGGTAAGGCGTTTATATTTTGGGGTGAAGAGGACAAGGCCACGCCTCTAAAAAGCGGCGAACGCGTAAGTCGCCTTATCAAAAACAGCGAATTTCACGCACTAAAGGGTGATCATTTTTTCTTTTTACTTCACGCGCGCTACATCGACGGCGTCGTGAACGCGGGGTTAAATTTGACAGATTTGGACGATGAAAGCGGGATCGAGAGCGTAAAAATTTTAAGCCCGAAAAACCGTGAAAATTTGAGCGAGGAAACCTGGAGCACCGACGAAAATGGCGATCTTAAAAATGCTACCGAGCAAAATTTGGCCGAACCTGCTCGTGCGAATTTGGAGACGAGCGTTAAAACCATCTCTCAAAACAGCCTCTTTGACGAGCAACCACAAAGCGGCGGCCTTGTGGATCAAAAGCCGCAATTTGACGATGTAAGCCCTAAAAACGGTCAAATTTTTAAAGAAAATTTGTTTGACGAGCAAGAAAGCGTGCAAGACAAACCTGAGCCTAAAAACGACGTTTTAAACAGTGACGAGCAAAATCAAATTTTGCCAAAAGATAAGCAGGGCGATCAAAAAATCCCAAAAAAGCCGGTGCAGCAAACGTTTGACTTAAGCTAG
- a CDS encoding Mur ligase family protein produces the protein MNETLINISLAATQILFTFALGFYLITCLQWFSYKFERVLFHFTRPLWHVFFLIVPIVLFYGAERFFWIYFYFALVPSLALWHKKLDKKLVFTPRVKRFFVILALAVITSYGVYFATQYRVNLGVVLPLVVSFVISFLLEKAKFKAYENSARKKLASMSELKIIMITASFGKTSIKNFLFELLKNDFACRKTPRSVNTLAGLIQDVNNELAAGTQIYIAEAGARLKGDIAQITEFLNPQIAIVGEIGAQHIEYFKTLENIRATKLEALGSKRLEKAFVHSSTQANESEKIEIYDKDLSGVEASLDGVKFKLGEREFHSPLLGKFNAANLAVCVKTALYLGLDEARIATALARLKNVEHRLERIDAGGKIIIDDGFNGNFNGMSASYELVAGYEGRKVLVTPGIMESSDEENEKLSKIINKTFDIVMLTSSLNAVALLKHLNRPKVIVIKDKSKMQEAMAQNTRAGDLILFSNDAPSFM, from the coding sequence ATGAACGAAACCCTTATAAATATCAGCCTTGCCGCGACGCAGATTTTATTTACGTTTGCGCTGGGATTTTATCTCATCACCTGCCTTCAGTGGTTTTCCTACAAGTTTGAGCGCGTGCTGTTTCACTTCACCAGGCCGCTGTGGCACGTATTTTTCCTCATCGTGCCGATCGTGCTTTTTTATGGGGCGGAGCGATTTTTCTGGATTTATTTTTACTTTGCGCTGGTACCGAGCCTCGCTCTTTGGCATAAAAAGCTCGATAAAAAGCTGGTTTTTACACCTAGAGTCAAGCGATTTTTTGTTATCTTAGCACTCGCCGTTATCACTAGCTACGGCGTTTATTTCGCGACGCAGTACCGCGTAAATCTAGGCGTCGTCCTGCCGCTCGTGGTATCTTTTGTGATTAGCTTTTTGCTGGAAAAGGCAAAATTTAAAGCCTACGAAAACAGCGCGCGCAAAAAGCTAGCCTCGATGTCGGAGCTCAAAATCATCATGATAACGGCGAGTTTTGGCAAAACCAGCATCAAAAATTTCCTCTTTGAGCTGCTCAAAAACGACTTCGCCTGCCGCAAAACCCCTCGTAGCGTAAACACGCTAGCAGGCCTCATCCAAGACGTAAATAACGAGCTTGCCGCCGGTACGCAGATCTATATCGCCGAGGCGGGCGCGCGTTTAAAAGGCGACATCGCACAGATCACGGAGTTTTTGAACCCGCAGATCGCCATAGTCGGCGAGATCGGCGCGCAGCATATCGAGTATTTTAAGACGCTTGAAAATATCCGCGCTACAAAGCTCGAGGCTCTTGGTTCAAAGCGCCTAGAAAAGGCTTTTGTACACAGTAGTACGCAGGCAAACGAGAGCGAAAAGATAGAAATTTACGATAAAGATCTAAGCGGCGTGGAGGCGAGCTTAGACGGAGTTAAATTTAAGCTTGGCGAGAGGGAATTTCACTCGCCGCTGCTTGGCAAATTTAACGCCGCAAACCTAGCCGTCTGCGTCAAAACCGCGCTATATTTGGGATTAGACGAAGCAAGGATTGCCACAGCTCTAGCGCGTCTAAAAAACGTCGAGCACAGACTTGAGCGCATCGATGCTGGTGGCAAAATCATCATCGACGACGGCTTTAACGGGAACTTTAACGGTATGAGCGCGAGCTACGAGCTGGTCGCCGGCTACGAAGGGCGCAAGGTGCTCGTGACGCCCGGCATCATGGAGAGCAGCGACGAAGAGAACGAAAAGCTAAGCAAAATCATCAACAAGACCTTTGATATCGTCATGCTAACAAGCTCGCTAAACGCCGTCGCGCTACTAAAGCACCTAAATAGGCCAAAAGTCATCGTTATCAAGGACAAATCAAAAATGCAAGAAGCCATGGCGCAAAATACTAGAGCCGGCGATCTGATCCTTTTTTCAAACGACGCTCCGAGCTTTATGTAG